The following DNA comes from Quercus robur chromosome 1, dhQueRobu3.1, whole genome shotgun sequence.
ATGGcgaatgtgtgtggacttcaccgaccttaacaaggcctgccccaaggacAGCTACCCCCTCCCCagggtcgatgtcctagtagactctacgGCCCAACATcggttgctgagcttcatggacgctttctcaggatacaaccaaatccggatgcacgaagccgaccaggagaaaacgtcgttcgtgaccagccaaggcctattctgctacaaggtcatgcccttcggcctgaagaacgcgggcgcaacataccaaaggctcatgaacaaaatgttcgcgcaacaaattgggaggaatgtccaggtctatgtagacgacatgctagtcaaaagccgaagggaggaagatcatttaggagatctcaaagaaacattcgacacccttcgctcttacaacatgaaactcaatccggggaaatgtgcctttggagtgacggcaggaaagttcttgggattcatggtgtctcaaagagggatcgaggcaaacccggacaagatccgggccattatggatatggcaccaccaagaagtgtgaaggaggtgcaaagcctcaatggaaagatagcggcactgaataggttcgtgtcaagggcgacggacaaatgcttgcccttcttccgaacattgaagaAATCCTTCGAATGGACTGACGAGTGCCAACAAGCGTTCGAAAGATTGAAGGCTTACCTCTCCTCCCCACCACTGCTAAGCCCGTCGCAGCCAGGAGAGGAACTTTTCCTCTATCTagccgtctcccccgcagccgttagcgcggccttggtcagagaggaagagaaggtgCAGAAACCCGtgtactacgcaagccgagcgcttcacggtgccgaagagagatacccgcccatggagaaacttgccttcgcattgATTACGGCAGCCCGTAAGCTcaagccatacttccaagctcatactaTAAACGTCCTAACGGACAAGCCCCTACGACGGGCGATGAGCAGCCCTGAGACGGCAGGACGATTAGCACTCTGGGCCATAGAACTaagcgaatttgacattcaatatcgcccgcggaccgccatcaagggacagatcgtcgccgactttatagctgagttcacccATGGGGAAGATGagggggcagcagagtcccctcaatggagcatgtatacggacggatcgtccaacagacaagccgcaggggccggcatCGTGCTGCTGTCGCCCGAAGGAGACACCatcgaatgtatggtccgtttcgacttccctgccaccaacaatgaatcagagtatgaggctctgatagcaggacttgaccttgccaaagcagcaggagccgccagggtagtcatctactgcgactcacaggtcatcactaaccaaataaacGGAGACTACGATTGCAAGGGcgaaaagatgaaaaggtacCTTGGCGAAGTAAAGACAAGGGTGGgagacctagaagccaaagtcGTCCAGATTCCCAGAGAAGAAAATCAGAGAGCCGACCGTCTTGCGAAGGCCGCTTCAGCTGAGCAAATGgtcatccctggtaatgtactctcttttgtaCAGCTTTCCCCGCTAATAGATCTCGGCAACATGCAGGAAATATGTTCTGACAGCAGCTGGGCAGCACCGTTAGTTTCGTACTTAAAAGACGGGGTCTTACCAGACGAGAAGGACGCCGCAAGGAAACTTAAAGTccaggcggcaaggttcgtcctgataaaagacgtcctatacaagagaggtttctcccgaccgtATCTAAGGTGCTTGGGTACGGAAGAAGCAGACTAcatcatgagagaagtacatgaaggaatctgcggaaaccactcagggtccagatcattggtacacaagcttgtacgagcagggtattattggcccaccatgcagaaggacgccgaagcctatgtcaggacctgcgacaaatgccaacggTTCAGCAATATCATCAGACAACcgaccgaagagctgaccccaatgacagccccatggccgttcgcacaatggggattagacattatgggaccattccctacagctatacggcagctgaaattcctggtagtaggcatcgactatttcacgaaatgggtggaagccgaaGCTTTAGCCACGATTACGGAGAAAAACGTTCGGAGcttcgtctggagatgcatcgtatgcaggtttggcattcctagagtctttgtctcggataACGGGAGACAGTTCGACAACGATCACTTCCGGGACttttgctcacagttgggaataaagaaccactactcctcccccgcccaccctcaagctaatggacaggtcgaagtcacgaaccgatccttgctaaagatcatcaagactcggctcgagggggcaaaaggtatatggcccgaagaattgccaagtgtactatgggcatacagaacgacggcaagaacacccacaggagagactCCGTTCCGCCTGACGTacggaagcgaagcagtcatcccggccgaagttgGACTCGCAAGCTACAGGGTACACAACCACGATGAGAGCAGAAACGACgaggctatgcgactacagctcgacctagtggacgagatcagggcagcagcagaacaaaggctcgctaggtaccaggatcgcatggccaaatgctacaactctcgggtccgacacagagacttccaagtcggagaccttgttcttagaaaagtcatgggcgccgctagggaccctacccaagggaagctcggccccaattgggaaggtccttaccgagtttcgtcgtggcagagaaaaggtacttaccaccttgaaacattggagggacagaaactaccacatccgtggaacaccgagcacctacggaaatactaccaataggagcagcagcatgaagaccaactccttttatattttcagcaaattatagtttaactcctcagatttatcgtttattttagttttttcgcaacaacttttttagcccaaagggcaggatttggttttaattacttttatttaaatgcatggcaataagaggagttttattcagaaattgctgAAGTGTATTTTCCTTCCGACGGACCACTAAGTTTGCAGCCCAAAAAACGACAAAGTCCATAACACACGGACTAAAGAAAAAGCCGACGGTCCAATAAGATGGAGTAACCATCACAGGGCCCAGGCCTTAATAGTTGACGGATTAATGAAAGATGTCAAGGCATCAAGGCTAAAAAAGCCAAGAGAACAATggtccgaaaaggctaaaaAGCCGACGGATcaacaaagatgtcaaaagacatcaacaCCTAAAAAGCTGACGGGCTAAAACGATGTCAAATGacatcaaggccaaggccaagaaggTGACGGCCCAAAAAGGCTAAAAGCCAAAAGACTGACGGTCAAACAAGATAGAGTAACAATCGTAGGGACAAagtcctcaaaactgacggaccaaaagGATGTCAAACGACATCAGGGCCAAGGCCAAGAAGGTGACGGCCCAAAAAAGACTAACAGCCTAAGGGCTGACGGTCCGATAAGGTGGAATAACCATCTTTGAGGCAaggtcctcaaaactgacggaccaacaaGGATGTCAAAAGATAACACTTGTAAACTGACGGTCTCAAAGCTGACGAGGTATTCAAACAGTTTAAAAAGCCGACGTATTAAAAGCAGACGGGAATTTCCAACATTTGTCTGAGATAGAGATAAAAGCGACGGAAATGAAATACGCGCAACTATGCATAAACGTCAAGGGCACTTAAACATTACAATTGTTTAAAACTACAATTACAACTGTTTAAAAACTACAactgtttaaaaaattacaactgtTCTCCAAAAAACCGTCTAAAGATTAcaactattttcaaaaaatttttacATAGCCATGGTTAAGCAGGAGGAGCGTCAGCAGGATTTCCGTCAGCCTGATGATCTTCAACATCCACGATAACGGTTGGAGAATCTGAAGCTGTAGGATTAGCAGCAGGCTGAGCCAGGACTACCGAGCCGTCACGCTCCGGAGTGGGTTCTGGCTGAAGAGAGACGTCGTCTCCATCATCCATTGAAATCCCAGATAAGTCCAGCTCTGGGAAGGCCGACGCGACCTGTCGAAGGCAGTCATCGAACCCAGTGCCGTAATATTGACCACATGAGTCAATAAATGACTGCGACGTTTTGAAGTGTCCAATCGCGTCAGCTCCCGCCGTCTGTAACTTCTCCTCCAGAGCCGTCACCTCTCCTTGGAGCTTGACGTTCTCGCCACTGATCGTCGTCAGTTTCTCCTTGACTTCCTGCAGCTCCTGGTTAAGAAGACGGACGGCTTCCTTATACTGAGCCTGCTGATTCAGCAAGTTCTTGTTATGGCTGCGAACTCGACTGACGACCCCCTCCTTCGCCACGCAACGGTCACGGAGGGCTTTGacacgaaccaaggcctgaAAGAGCATTTCCGTCAGATAAAAAGTACGCCAAAACAAGATACGGTATGTTCAAcccaaaaatgtgagaaacttaCCCTGGAGAGATCAAAGAGGGCCGACGCCCCTAAATCCTCCGTCCCTACTTGATCACAGGGCTCCATGTCCGTTGGTTTTATCAGGGACTCAACCTCCCCGACGGCATATTCTTTGTGGGTTAGGAGACGGCACGGACCCTCAGTGACGGGACCAGCAGAAGTCATCACCCCCTTTCCCGCACCATGGCCAGACGTCGGAGGGGACTTTTCCTTCAATGGTTCGACTGACGGAGTGACGGCAGGCTTTTTTGAGGGACGGCCGTCACTCCCGTCAGGTTTCCTCTTCGCCACTTTGGCGACGGCCGTGGGGGTTGACGAGGCCTCCCCCCCTGCTTCCTTGGCCTTCCTCTCCTCCTTCTGACGAGCTGCGGCAGCCCGTATCCTTTGCTTCGCAGAATCCATCTCTAcaacacaaaagaaaacacTTTAGGAAAAGTGACGGAAATAATGAAACTGACGGAAAAATAAAAGTCTACTTACGACGTCGCGCAAACTCCTCCAACCTACGAGCTTCCGCTGACGGATTTGGGCCCCCACAGTATAGATGGAGGGTGTCAAGGGTAATCAAATCCCTGCACTTACGGTCCTCCAAAGGAATTTCTAGAATCCGATGGATGAACTCCTCCTGCTCGTCAGTTATATGCGGACGGGTATAagctggaaaaagaaaaaataacaagtgTTAGCACCGTCACTTCAAAAAACGCACGAGCCTCATGGGTGACGGGATTAACCTGAATCCTTGACAAAGGCCCAGGTATTGTCAAAGTAACCACTGGGCATCGTCGCCCACTCCTCCTGACGGcacacccagtccgtcccctCAACGAAAAAATACCTactcttccagttcctatttgAGTCAGGCATATCTGACACTAACCGTAGCCCTTTCTCTCGGGCATTAAAATGATAAGTCCCCTTAGACGAGGCAATGTGATGAGGCCtatagcaataaaaaaattctccGAGTGTAAGCTGACGGTGCCCTCCACTAAAGCTGCCCCACAGGATTTCAGCTCCTATAAaagtcctccaggcgtttggggCAACCTGGGTGACGGATATTCCAAGGAAGTCAGCTAGTTGACGGTGAAGAGCCGTCAACGGTAACCTCAGGCCGGCAGCAAACATGGCGTCATACATGCCAACGTCCGCTGTCCGCCCGGAGTAACACCTCTCACCCTCTCTAGGGAGACGGAGGGGGATGTGGTCTGGGATCTGATAACGGATCCGTAACTCCCTAAAAACTTTACCACTCATCCCAGGCAAAAATCTGTTGACGGCCCAATCCTCAGGAagaatgaagggacggttatCTACGGTACCCTCCGAGGTTCCTTCACTGGATCTCTCCTCCCCGTCACTATTTCCTCCGTCAATATCCATTCCACCCCCGTCATTTTCATCCCCTCTTCCCTCATCTTCTCCCTCAGCAAAACTCTCATTGCCGTCAGGAGATTGGGCTGACGACTCTCTCTCTGACGGGAGGGAGAAGTCCGACTCGTTTCCGGAGCCAAAGgtctcgtcgtagcccgctccttcgcggactgacgactcgtcacaagacgcgtcactcgacatctgactacctacaagtgacgggttCAAACTAAGTACCTAGGCTGACGGCCTCACTAATGAGGCAAAAataaagagaaggagagaggaTGAAAACTTACCGGTATGGAAGCCCTCTGGACGGCTACAGCAACGGATAAGCTGACGGAAGTTAAAGCTGACGGAAGGTGATCGACGGTCTGTCTCTCCACAAGTTCAGCAAGGATGAAATAGTGAAAAAAGTGACTGGAAACGCtgtttatatatggaaaaaatggcgcggaagacgaagcgacatCTCGTCAGAAGTGAGGCCAATGGGAACGAGCCACCTGTCCAAGGCATTAAATGCTCAGATCCACGCAAACGATGTTTCTGCctcttttgaaaaacaaactcCATAGCCCGTCAATACAGAGGGTGACGGAgttatggagtagggggcaaatgatgaggataaaattatgCTGGCCAGCGTGACGGTACATAACGGACAAGAGCGACGGTGAAGACCTAAAAAGAGACTGACGGCACATACTTAACAAAGGAGACGGTGAATGCCTTGCAATGGTGACGAGACGTTATTGCCGTCAGCATACCTTCTAGGCTGACGGTGACCTAAGGCAAAAGGACACAAAGACGAACGTCCTGAAGGTCATAGGATATGTGTAGACTGACGGGATGCATAgactgacggcgtcagtctatgaaacgcctattctacacatttacatgtacaaataaataacttgctccccacgtttcatggaacctaaggactcctatatggaaaggatcccgtaaaatacgcccagGAAGACTccgataaggaaaagacttctactccaaggaaaagagggtcagccctctctactataaaaacccaagcaccctcacaaaccaaggtacgcgtaatttaccctctctagcactctagagcagtgagaataattctaatttgaccttcggagggtacttggccggtaccacaccggtactccccgctaggttattctttttcgttgtgcaggtgccattagtgatcgtacgaggaacgtgtgactcattggtggtattgttttcggtaccatcagtatttctaacaaaaacatCTAGATTTTAAATATTTCATCTTCAACTATCAATGAATTAATAAAGTTATCTCATATTGAAATTACATAGCAAATATTATGCAGGGTATAGTAGTAACTTATGTGATAGCCACATGGGTGACATGTGTCATTTATTTATAAGTCCATTTGccttttatttatctttattattCAATCAAAGTTAATTATA
Coding sequences within:
- the LOC126692565 gene encoding uncharacterized protein LOC126692565, which produces MSSDASCDESSVREGAGYDETFGSGNESDFSLPSERESSAQSPDGNESFAEGEDEGRGDENDGGGMDIDGGNSDGEERSSEGTSEGTVDNRPFILPEDWAVNRFLPGMSGKVFRELRIRYQIPDHIPLRLPREGERCYSGRTADVGMYDAMFAAGLRLPLTALHRQLADFLGISVTQVAPNAWRTFIGAEILWGSFSGGHRQLTLGEFFYCYRPHHIASSKGTYHFNAREKGLRLVSDMPDSNRNWKSRYFFVEGTDWVCRQEEWATMPSGYFDNTWAFVKDSAYTRPHITDEQEEFIHRILEIPLEDRKCRDLITLDTLHLYCGGPNPSAEARRLEEFARRQMDSAKQRIRAAAARQKEERKAKEAGGEASSTPTAVAKVAKRKPDGSDGRPSKKPAVTPSVEPLKEKSPPTSGHGAGKGVMTSAGPVTEGPCRLLTHKEYAVGEVESLIKPTDMEPCDQVGTEDLGASALFDLSRALVRVKALRDRCVAKEGVVSRVRSHNKNLLNQQAQYKEAVRLLNQELQEVKEKLTTISGENVKLQGEVTALEEKLQTAGADAIGHFKTSQSFIDSCGQYYGTGFDDCLRQVASAFPELDLSGISMDDGDDVSLQPEPTPERDGSVVLAQPAANPTASDSPTVIVDVEDHQADGNPADAPPA